GTAAAGCTCCACGCGCTGGCCGTCGGGCGCGGAGAAGCTGCGCGGCCACTGCAGCGCGCGCGCGGCGGACGTGTCGGGCTGGCCGGCGCCTGGCTGCGCGCTCGCGGACTGCGGCGCGGCGGCGGACTGGTTTGGCATCTGCGGCTGCGCCGCGGCGCCGAACGCCAGCGACGTTCCTGCCGCCACGCCCAGGACAACGCGCGAGAGGCGCGGCCGGCGGCCGGCGTTGCCGGGGGTGGCAGGCAAGCGGGAAAACCAGTCATGCAAATGCAGCAATCGGGACACGCAATTCATCTCACGCTCCTTGAGGTTCGGGCCGCCTGCCTGGCCGGCTTGGGCGCACCGCCGTCCAATGGATAGCGGACGGCGCCGCTTCGGGTTATACGCCAGCGCGCCTCGGGGTTCAATTGCCGGAAGACCCAAGCTGACCCCACCCTGAATAAGCAACAGATCGTTAACGCCGTTAAAAAGCTATTGATCGCATCAGGCAGAACTTCTATAACTCGTTCCTACCAGGGCTTGCTGCTTTTGCCCGATTGCCTTTCCGCTGCAATCCAACTAGAGCGGCGCAACGCCCGCCACCCCGCGCAAGCCTCGCGCGAATCGCCAGTCTTTCCTGCCCGTCTCCCGTGGCGCGCTGGCGGCTCTCTAAGCCTCTCCTGCGACTAGGACATTGATCCCGACAGCCGCGTGAAGGAGCAGCTCATGGCCCTTACCCTGTCCCATCCCGGGGTTTATATCCAGGAAATTCCCAGCGGCGTTCGCACGATTGCCGGGGTTGCGACTTCAGTCGCCGCCTTCCTGGGCGCGGCCCCGCGCGGTCCCGTCAACAAGGCTGTCCGGATATTCAGCTTCTCCGACTATGAACGCGCCTTTGGCGGACTGGCCGACGATTCCGAGCTGGGCTATGCCGTGCGCCAGTTCTTTGTGAACGGCGGCACGGATGCCTGGGTCGTGCGCGTGGTCAAGGAAGCGTCGCCCGCGCAGCGCACCTTGCGCAGCGCAACAGCGGTGGACGTGCTGACAGTGCGCGCGCTGGATCCGGGCATGTCCGGCAACAGCATCCAGGTCCGCGTGGACCACGCCACCGCCGTGCCCTCCAGCACCTTCAACATCCAGTTCATCCGCGGCAGCGACGGACGGGCGGAAAGCTACGCCAACGTCTCGTTGAATGCCAAGGATCCGCGCTATCTGCTGGATCTGGTGCAGGGCGTGTCGCAGCTCGTTCGCCTGGAGCGGATGCTGTCGCAGGGCGCGCTGGATGCGCTGCCGGCGGGCACCAGCGTCAGCGGCACGCTGGGCGACGTGCAGACGCTGCTGGATGCGACGCACACCGATTTCCGCGTGGCCGTGAACGGGCTGGAACCCGTGGGCGTCAGCATCGCGCTGCCCGGCGACATTGCCGGCGGCACCGCGACGCAGCGCCTGACCGCGCTGGCCGCGGCGATCCAGGCCAAGGTGCGGGCGCAGGCGCAGGGCCGGCCAGCGCTGGCCAACTTTACTGCCGCGCGCAACGGCAACACGCTGGTGATGACATCCGGCGCGGGCGGTGAAAACGCCAGCGTCCGCGTGCTGCCCGGCGCGCGCAACAACGCCGCGGGCGTGCTGATGCTGGGGTCGCTGGCCGGCGGCATCGAAACCGACGGCGCGGCCATCATCCGCCCCGCGCCCACGCCTGATGCCGCCACGCTGACCAGCGACGCCTTTGGCGCGACCGACCTGGACGCGCTGCCCGACGCCACGCACACGAGCCTGCGCATCACGCTGGATGGCCTGGGCCCGGAACTCGTGAGCCTGGGCGATGCCGGGGCTGCAGGCGGCTCGCTGGCCGCCAAGCTTGAAGACGTGGCGGCGCGCCTGCAGGCCGCCGTGCGCGCGCTGCGGCCGGGCACGCCCGCCTTCCGAGACTTCACGGCGCGTGTGCAGGGCAGCACGCTGGTGCTGGCAAGCGGCTCGCGCGGCCTGGGCTCCACTATTGCGGTGGCCGCTGCGCCGGCCAACGATCTGGCCGCTTCGCTGCACCTGTTGACGGGCGCCGTCGCCTCGCCGCCGCCCGTCGATGCGCTGCTGGAAGGCGGCACCGAAACGCCTTACGGTCCCGACGACGTCTATGCCGCGTTCATCGGCAGCCGCGCGCTGCGGCAAGGGCTGTATGCGCTGGAAGACGCCGACATCTTCAATCTGCTCTGCCTGCCGGCCATCACGCACAGCGGCGTGCTGGCCGA
The DNA window shown above is from Achromobacter spanius and carries:
- a CDS encoding phage tail sheath family protein, with protein sequence MALTLSHPGVYIQEIPSGVRTIAGVATSVAAFLGAAPRGPVNKAVRIFSFSDYERAFGGLADDSELGYAVRQFFVNGGTDAWVVRVVKEASPAQRTLRSATAVDVLTVRALDPGMSGNSIQVRVDHATAVPSSTFNIQFIRGSDGRAESYANVSLNAKDPRYLLDLVQGVSQLVRLERMLSQGALDALPAGTSVSGTLGDVQTLLDATHTDFRVAVNGLEPVGVSIALPGDIAGGTATQRLTALAAAIQAKVRAQAQGRPALANFTAARNGNTLVMTSGAGGENASVRVLPGARNNAAGVLMLGSLAGGIETDGAAIIRPAPTPDAATLTSDAFGATDLDALPDATHTSLRITLDGLGPELVSLGDAGAAGGSLAAKLEDVAARLQAAVRALRPGTPAFRDFTARVQGSTLVLASGSRGLGSTIAVAAAPANDLAASLHLLTGAVASPPPVDALLEGGTETPYGPDDVYAAFIGSRALRQGLYALEDADIFNLLCLPAITHSGVLADAASYCEERRAFMIVDAPPTATDPAAMVAAANGTALPKSDHAAVYYPWTYVSDPLKNGKPRLAPPCGTVAGVYARTDGNRGVWKAPAGTDANLTGVISLAATLTDGENGSLNPLGVNCLRTFPVYGAVSWGARTLRGADQLTSEYKYVPVRRLALYLEESLYRGTQWVVFEPNDEPLWAQIRLNIGAFMNTLFRQGAFQGSSPREAYLVKCDRETTTQDDINRGVVNILVGFAPLKPAEFVVISIQQLAGQLQA